The following coding sequences lie in one Pseudoalteromonas sp. Scap06 genomic window:
- a CDS encoding DUF4144 family protein, whose protein sequence is MSISYPLIIIYNNEIELLEHADELHDFIYTMDQHEQQNVVILDKVSGYQGLNGDAHNALSAIQLAQLVKEYLAKEGQCCLSKIEQLTPEQAFRLLAEIN, encoded by the coding sequence ATGAGCATCAGTTACCCATTAATTATTATTTATAATAATGAGATTGAGCTATTAGAGCATGCCGATGAGTTACATGATTTTATTTATACTATGGACCAGCATGAGCAGCAAAACGTGGTTATTTTAGATAAAGTAAGTGGCTATCAAGGTTTAAATGGCGATGCGCATAATGCACTCAGTGCAATACAATTAGCGCAATTGGTAAAGGAATATTTAGCAAAAGAAGGGCAATGTTGCCTCAGTAAAATAGAGCAGCTTACTCCTGAACAGGCATTTAGGTTACTCGCCGAAATCAACTAA
- a CDS encoding histone deacetylase family protein: protein MRTAIISHPHCRKHKMIDDHPECPERLDAINDRLLASGLDVAIEQKQSPKASRQHYLLAHSEQHINHVESMIPTEGLSDLDGDTWLCPDSLKAIERAVGAGLLAVDEILEGKLDAAFCSVRPPGHHANRDSSSGFCVFNNLAIAVKYAQSKGVKRIAIIDFDVHHGNGTQDIFMDDENVLLCSLFQYPFYPNTAIKNNATLVNSPLPIASDGTDLKVLYEQQWLPRLTEFKPELLFISAGFDAHLEDDMASLKFVESDYIWLTEQLAQFSQQHDCLGIISYLEGGYSLSALGRSAIAHVKALVDFGE from the coding sequence ATGCGCACTGCGATTATTTCTCACCCCCACTGTCGTAAACATAAAATGATTGACGATCATCCAGAGTGCCCTGAGCGTTTGGATGCGATAAACGACCGTTTACTTGCAAGTGGACTGGATGTCGCTATTGAGCAAAAACAATCGCCTAAGGCCTCACGTCAGCACTATTTATTGGCGCATAGTGAACAACACATTAATCATGTAGAAAGTATGATCCCAACCGAAGGGCTTAGCGATTTGGACGGTGATACTTGGTTGTGCCCTGATTCATTGAAAGCAATTGAACGCGCCGTAGGGGCAGGGTTACTCGCTGTCGATGAGATTTTAGAGGGTAAGTTGGATGCCGCGTTTTGCTCAGTACGCCCGCCAGGGCATCACGCTAATCGCGACAGCTCCTCAGGCTTTTGTGTGTTTAACAACCTTGCGATTGCGGTTAAATATGCACAAAGCAAAGGGGTTAAACGTATTGCCATTATCGATTTTGATGTACACCATGGCAATGGCACCCAAGATATTTTTATGGATGATGAAAATGTGTTGCTGTGCTCGTTATTTCAATATCCATTTTATCCAAATACTGCCATTAAAAATAACGCCACGTTGGTAAATTCACCTTTGCCTATTGCTAGTGATGGTACTGATTTAAAGGTACTTTATGAGCAACAATGGCTACCAAGATTAACAGAATTTAAGCCTGAGCTACTTTTTATAAGCGCTGGATTTGACGCGCACCTTGAAGATGATATGGCCAGTTTAAAGTTTGTTGAAAGTGATTATATATGGCTCACTGAGCAATTAGCGCAATTTAGCCAACAACATGATTGCTTAGGAATTATCTCTTACCTAGAGGGGGGATACTCACTGTCTGCCCTCGGGCGCAGCGCGATTGCACACGTTAAAGCCTTAGTTGATTTCGGCGAGTAA
- a CDS encoding serine hydrolase, translating to MKLTKLATAALLVGWAFTSSAAVDTDKISEVINASMTRFDVPGMAVAIVENDKVVFAKGFGVANLNTNSKVNKDTLFGIASNTKAFTSAALAKLVDEGKLSWDDRVIDHLPEFRLYDPYVTREMRIRDLLSHRSGLGLGQGDLMIWPSTDKSVADILSGLKYLKPASSFRSQYAYNNLMFVTAGEVVARISGMSWNDYIEKNILQPLNMSNSRAGFSRIAKNNKNWAIGHIPMDGKLHPFFVNYLEDFRGAGAIASSVNDMSQWLRTQLAGGKMPNGEQLFSEKQQAQMWHPHITSLASKSAYEAYHQQFRGYGLGWSIEDYHGVKKLAHGGGILGMVSQVTLLPEKNVGIVILSNQQAFSALSAVTHEVLEDVLELEDKDWVEDLAKKHFAGKEKAYANAAPSVPADIQPALPTINYTGTLHDDWYGDVIVEELDGKLRIDFTHTKRLKGELEHYTGNTFIVKWDEKLLEADAFIRFSVSADNRVESAKMKAVSTQVTDFSFDFRNLDLKAK from the coding sequence ATGAAACTAACAAAATTAGCCACAGCCGCATTATTGGTTGGCTGGGCGTTCACGAGCTCTGCAGCGGTTGATACCGATAAAATTTCAGAGGTGATCAACGCTTCAATGACACGGTTTGATGTACCCGGAATGGCCGTTGCTATTGTTGAAAATGACAAAGTTGTATTCGCTAAAGGCTTTGGTGTTGCCAACCTCAATACAAATAGCAAGGTGAATAAAGACACTTTATTTGGCATTGCTTCAAATACCAAGGCATTTACCAGTGCAGCACTGGCTAAGCTGGTGGATGAAGGCAAATTAAGCTGGGATGATCGCGTAATTGATCACCTACCCGAATTTAGATTGTATGACCCATACGTTACCCGTGAAATGCGAATTCGCGATTTGCTAAGCCACCGCAGTGGGTTAGGGCTTGGTCAAGGCGATTTAATGATTTGGCCAAGTACTGATAAATCGGTAGCCGATATTTTATCGGGGCTGAAATATTTAAAACCTGCCAGCAGTTTTCGTAGCCAATATGCGTACAACAATCTAATGTTTGTTACCGCTGGTGAAGTTGTTGCCCGTATATCGGGGATGAGCTGGAACGACTACATTGAAAAAAATATTTTACAGCCGCTCAATATGAGCAACTCACGGGCTGGCTTTTCGCGTATCGCTAAAAATAACAAAAACTGGGCAATTGGGCACATCCCAATGGACGGTAAATTACATCCTTTTTTTGTTAATTACCTTGAAGATTTTAGAGGGGCAGGCGCCATTGCATCAAGCGTAAATGATATGAGCCAATGGCTTCGTACTCAACTTGCTGGTGGCAAAATGCCTAATGGCGAACAGCTATTTAGTGAAAAGCAGCAAGCACAAATGTGGCACCCACATATTACCTCACTGGCATCTAAAAGTGCCTATGAAGCGTATCATCAGCAGTTTAGAGGTTATGGATTAGGCTGGAGTATAGAGGATTACCACGGCGTTAAGAAGCTGGCACATGGTGGTGGCATTTTAGGTATGGTCTCGCAGGTTACTCTTTTGCCAGAGAAAAATGTGGGAATTGTGATATTAAGCAACCAACAAGCGTTTTCTGCATTATCGGCGGTGACTCATGAAGTACTTGAAGATGTACTAGAGCTTGAAGATAAAGACTGGGTTGAAGATTTAGCTAAAAAGCATTTTGCAGGTAAAGAAAAAGCCTATGCTAACGCGGCTCCATCAGTGCCAGCAGATATCCAGCCGGCATTGCCAACCATTAATTACACCGGTACTTTGCATGATGATTGGTATGGCGATGTAATAGTTGAAGAGTTAGATGGCAAATTACGCATTGATTTTACCCATACAAAGCGCCTCAAAGGTGAATTGGAGCATTACACAGGTAATACCTTTATTGTTAAGTGGGACGAAAAGTTATTAGAGGCAGATGCCTTTATTCGTTTTTCTGTGAGTGCAGATAATCGCGTAGAATCAGCGAAAATGAAGGCGGTTTCAACGCAGGTCACCGATTTTAGCTTTGATTTTAGAAATCTCGACTTAAAAGCTAAATAG
- a CDS encoding gamma-glutamylcyclotransferase family protein, whose translation MALYNFSFGSNMSSNRLLARLPNAKRVGTALLKGYKLTFNMAFADGSGKCTIVPTNEPDAVVYGVVYQLNEAEKEILDKIEGPNYDCVDLTVSLLDDDDINVHCYIANTHDDTLLPYDWYVQHVYRGALEAGVPEHYSQRILAYPSKQDTNKARAEIEFAVHQD comes from the coding sequence ATGGCGTTATATAATTTTTCGTTTGGCTCCAATATGTCATCTAATCGTTTATTGGCACGTTTACCTAACGCAAAACGTGTGGGTACGGCGCTTTTAAAAGGCTATAAGTTAACTTTTAATATGGCCTTTGCTGATGGTTCAGGTAAATGCACTATTGTGCCCACCAACGAACCCGATGCAGTTGTATATGGGGTGGTGTATCAGCTTAATGAGGCCGAAAAAGAGATCTTAGATAAAATTGAAGGCCCTAATTACGACTGTGTTGATTTAACCGTGAGCCTTTTAGATGACGATGATATTAATGTGCACTGCTATATAGCAAACACACATGACGACACACTGCTACCTTATGATTGGTACGTGCAGCATGTATACCGAGGCGCACTTGAGGCTGGCGTACCCGAACACTACAGTCAACGCATTTTAGCTTACCCGAGTAAGCAAGATACGAATAAAGCGCGCGCCGAAATAGAATTTGCGGTTCATCAAGATTAA
- a CDS encoding LysE family translocator, whose translation MIYIDEFLLIAIAHFFAVASPGPDFAVVLKQSVQYGRHNALWTSAGVGAAILLHIAYCVLGVALVLTQSPSLFMALKYIAGAYLAYLGVQALRAAKPSNTSSEQTAKPSLAPESSWRAFRRGFFTNALNPKATLFFMSLFTLVISPTTPVIVQVGYGVYMALATWAWFSILSLLLSKARVRNFFQQSGYWFDRGIGIILIALAVRVVI comes from the coding sequence ATGATCTATATTGATGAGTTTTTATTAATTGCCATTGCTCACTTTTTTGCAGTGGCCAGCCCCGGACCAGATTTTGCTGTGGTACTTAAGCAAAGCGTACAGTACGGCAGGCATAATGCGCTGTGGACCAGTGCAGGTGTAGGCGCAGCTATTTTATTACACATAGCTTATTGTGTGTTGGGAGTCGCGTTGGTGTTAACTCAATCGCCTTCGCTGTTTATGGCACTTAAATATATAGCTGGTGCTTATTTAGCGTATTTAGGTGTGCAGGCGCTACGCGCTGCTAAACCTTCAAACACCTCATCAGAACAGACTGCAAAACCCAGCCTTGCACCTGAGTCATCATGGCGTGCGTTTCGGCGTGGTTTTTTTACCAATGCATTAAATCCTAAGGCTACGCTATTTTTTATGTCGTTGTTTACCTTGGTGATTAGCCCAACGACACCGGTAATAGTGCAAGTGGGGTATGGTGTTTATATGGCGCTTGCTACCTGGGCTTGGTTTTCTATTTTGTCGCTATTGTTATCAAAAGCACGGGTGCGAAACTTTTTTCAACAAAGTGGCTATTGGTTCGATCGTGGCATTGGCATTATTTTAATCGCACTGGCTGTGCGAGTTGTTATTTGA
- a CDS encoding CreA family protein → MKYLKMGSLIACLAGLTGCSDDVASVSLGLFTTKDVVVNSQQDPIVTGVTCHISHIEANLDFSDPSDMSIACRQTGPITADQLQSIDRSKSGEVVFKSSKSILFKSLKVRRIYDAKTHTLLYLSYSTKESTGSHHHALSTVPLYNTQAWQWAKGQE, encoded by the coding sequence ATGAAGTATCTCAAAATGGGTAGTCTAATTGCGTGTTTAGCAGGGCTTACAGGGTGTTCTGATGATGTTGCTTCAGTGAGTTTAGGGCTGTTTACCACTAAAGATGTGGTGGTTAACTCACAGCAAGACCCAATTGTTACAGGGGTTACTTGTCATATTAGTCACATTGAGGCTAATTTAGACTTTTCAGACCCATCAGATATGTCGATTGCTTGTCGCCAAACAGGGCCAATTACCGCAGACCAATTACAGTCTATTGACCGTAGTAAGTCGGGTGAAGTCGTGTTTAAATCATCTAAGAGTATTTTGTTTAAGTCGTTAAAAGTTCGTCGCATTTATGATGCTAAAACCCATACGTTATTGTATTTATCGTACTCAACGAAAGAATCTACGGGCAGTCATCATCACGCGCTTTCTACGGTGCCTTTATACAATACACAAGCATGGCAATGGGCGAAGGGGCAAGAATAG
- a CDS encoding TonB-dependent receptor domain-containing protein, with protein sequence MSKISTKKCALALAITASLSGHAIANDEAIARQSTAKASEEVVQEVPEKITVTGSRLKRDSFSVTTPLVTMDRASIQDTGLGNLSDVLIDNMPALSQSIGNTTSQSSISGTGLSTVQLRDLGANRTLTLIDGRRVVSNSYGGNYVSLNTIPSGMVERVEIISGGASATYGADAVAGVVNIITQSKKEGFEFQARGGETTDGGGREFTLDLNYGTSFADDRGYVFVSSNWDRDFGMTFYDRDRAQIEAAHSYDDELMCNQMYTADGYQCMSGITQADWASKSDGTLGGVFLENNNNDTQFWYDGQTLRDDWKGNEEIYGINSQQYVMLDVPSDNFSTAIKVDYDVTDDIMSYFQIQYSKSGSFNDKSPEDEYEGAYVPRYDPVTGDPIDDIAPGYIPIDNPYVPQEIIDSNPYKDRIYWDRRFGEVGNISTDNDRTTIRTWAGLQGMMFDDTWDWDISAGYGQFKQHQIRSNELNTVRVNQALQAEKLADGTIQCKDAEARAQGCVPLNLFGEGSITPEMADWIRTNPIIDTKIQQYTVMGYITGDLYELPAGNVSAVFGAEYRKDSQSLDTSDDMKAGGITFNVVPSFYGEVEVYEAFAELAVPLLKDAPFAKSLSAETSLRLANYSIDNISTVASYKLGLLWQPIDGYMLRANYARAQRAPTITELLSPPRGDFDSFDDICDGLTAASTNPGHDNCRLEPTLAQKLADDPDFEFESEDNNYSPNTGNPNLKEETADTYTFGITVSPEFLDGFNLAVDYYDIAIVDAIDEISNENIMRECYDSEASWGSDNEYCNDITRNDEGNIVKILQREYNLDELTARGYDVVATYKYDIGSYGNLSFKLDYNHIIENSQTYEGLDGNSVTSQYAGYGRSKDKAAMSIVWKMDDLRIRWRTNYVGAFKASQEDEKDYLEYVAANDERCAEGDAGCIANPEPLAYQNYGSFLKHSLSASYTMALTDKSDLRVFGGINNVFDDKGAFYPSGRGNFYSRYGGGAGRYVYLGAQYSF encoded by the coding sequence GTGAGTAAAATATCAACCAAAAAATGCGCTTTAGCACTGGCTATAACAGCGAGTTTATCTGGACATGCAATAGCAAATGACGAGGCTATTGCTCGTCAATCAACCGCTAAAGCAAGCGAAGAAGTGGTACAAGAAGTACCAGAGAAAATAACAGTAACAGGCTCGCGTTTAAAGCGTGATAGCTTTTCAGTTACGACTCCGCTGGTTACCATGGACAGAGCATCAATTCAGGATACAGGCTTAGGCAATCTTTCAGATGTATTAATCGATAATATGCCTGCACTGAGCCAAAGTATTGGTAACACAACCAGCCAATCAAGCATTTCGGGTACTGGTTTATCAACAGTCCAGCTTCGTGATTTAGGCGCTAATAGAACGCTGACATTGATTGATGGCCGCCGTGTTGTCTCTAATAGTTACGGTGGTAATTATGTCAGTTTAAATACTATTCCTAGTGGCATGGTAGAGCGCGTTGAAATTATCAGTGGTGGTGCATCGGCCACTTATGGTGCTGATGCGGTTGCTGGTGTAGTTAATATTATTACCCAGTCAAAAAAAGAAGGTTTTGAATTTCAAGCCCGAGGCGGTGAAACAACAGATGGTGGCGGTCGCGAGTTTACGCTTGATTTAAACTACGGAACGTCATTTGCTGATGATCGCGGTTATGTATTTGTTAGCTCAAACTGGGATCGTGATTTTGGTATGACCTTTTACGATCGCGACCGAGCGCAAATAGAAGCGGCGCATAGTTACGATGATGAGCTGATGTGTAATCAAATGTACACTGCTGATGGCTATCAGTGTATGAGCGGTATTACACAAGCTGATTGGGCAAGCAAAAGCGATGGTACCTTAGGTGGTGTATTTTTAGAGAATAATAATAACGACACTCAGTTTTGGTACGACGGTCAAACGCTACGTGATGATTGGAAAGGCAATGAAGAAATTTATGGTATTAATTCACAGCAATACGTCATGCTTGATGTGCCGAGTGATAACTTTTCGACTGCAATAAAAGTCGATTATGATGTAACAGACGACATCATGAGTTATTTCCAAATTCAATACAGTAAGAGTGGCTCGTTCAACGATAAGTCACCAGAAGATGAATACGAAGGGGCTTACGTACCTCGCTACGACCCAGTGACAGGGGATCCTATCGATGATATTGCGCCAGGTTATATTCCTATTGATAACCCATATGTGCCACAAGAAATTATTGACAGTAACCCATACAAAGACCGTATTTATTGGGATCGCCGTTTTGGTGAAGTAGGTAATATCAGCACTGATAACGACCGTACGACTATTCGTACCTGGGCTGGCCTGCAAGGTATGATGTTTGATGATACATGGGATTGGGATATTTCTGCCGGATATGGTCAATTTAAACAGCATCAAATCCGCAGTAACGAGTTAAACACGGTACGTGTTAACCAAGCCCTGCAAGCTGAAAAGCTAGCCGATGGCACTATTCAATGTAAAGACGCCGAAGCGCGAGCGCAAGGATGTGTCCCACTTAATTTATTTGGTGAAGGGTCTATTACCCCTGAAATGGCTGACTGGATCCGTACAAATCCAATTATTGATACGAAGATTCAACAGTATACGGTAATGGGTTATATCACCGGTGATTTATATGAATTACCAGCAGGCAATGTGTCTGCAGTATTTGGCGCAGAGTATCGTAAAGACTCGCAAAGCCTAGATACCAGTGATGATATGAAAGCGGGCGGTATTACGTTTAACGTTGTGCCTTCTTTTTATGGTGAAGTAGAAGTGTATGAGGCGTTTGCAGAGCTTGCAGTGCCACTGCTTAAAGATGCGCCATTTGCTAAAAGCTTATCGGCAGAAACATCGTTGCGTTTAGCAAATTACAGTATTGATAATATCAGCACCGTAGCCAGTTATAAGTTAGGATTATTGTGGCAGCCAATTGATGGATACATGCTACGTGCTAACTATGCGCGTGCACAGCGTGCCCCAACTATTACAGAGCTATTGTCACCTCCTCGTGGCGATTTTGATTCATTTGATGATATTTGTGATGGCTTAACGGCAGCATCAACAAACCCAGGGCACGATAACTGCCGTTTAGAGCCAACCTTGGCACAAAAGCTGGCTGATGATCCTGACTTTGAATTTGAAAGTGAAGACAATAACTATTCACCAAATACGGGTAATCCAAACTTAAAAGAAGAAACAGCCGATACCTATACCTTTGGTATTACTGTTTCACCTGAGTTTTTAGATGGCTTTAACTTAGCGGTTGATTACTACGACATTGCCATTGTTGATGCAATTGATGAAATAAGTAACGAAAACATCATGCGTGAATGTTATGACTCAGAAGCGTCATGGGGTAGTGATAACGAATACTGTAACGATATTACCCGTAACGACGAAGGTAACATTGTAAAAATACTACAGCGTGAATATAACTTAGATGAGTTAACAGCGCGCGGTTACGATGTAGTTGCAACTTACAAATATGACATAGGCAGCTATGGTAACCTGTCATTTAAGCTTGATTACAATCACATTATTGAAAACTCACAAACCTATGAAGGGTTAGATGGTAACAGTGTTACTTCACAGTATGCAGGTTATGGCCGTTCAAAAGATAAAGCCGCTATGTCGATTGTATGGAAAATGGATGACTTACGTATCCGCTGGCGTACGAATTACGTAGGCGCATTTAAAGCAAGCCAAGAAGATGAGAAAGACTACCTTGAGTATGTTGCTGCAAATGATGAGCGCTGTGCTGAGGGCGATGCCGGTTGTATTGCTAACCCTGAGCCACTGGCATACCAAAACTACGGCTCATTTTTAAAGCATAGTTTATCAGCGTCTTACACTATGGCATTGACTGATAAGAGTGACTTACGTGTATTTGGCGGGATTAATAATGTATTTGACGACAAAGGGGCATTTTACCCAAGTGGTCGAGGGAACTTCTATAGCCGTTACGGCGGCGGTGCAGGCCGCTATGTTTATCTAGGTGCACAATATAGCTTTTAA
- a CDS encoding winged helix-turn-helix domain-containing protein yields the protein MNTQQPFSIGNCQISAFENKLFCADKACILQPKFIELLTYLVACYPNAVSREQLIENVWDGNQYVGEKALTNAIWHLRKSFKELDPDNTYIETLRKTGYRLVQKPIMPNAQNSINTSSTRPKYIFAVVMAIVVLLFAGVWGYSAFSDENKPLALSQQAERLYDHVETITTSPGRELFPAISSDSHFLAYSWRRPGHKANLYLRDLHLPEQAAIALTDTPFIEGRAVFSPDLTFIYYYRRISGQGCEVIQQNIASGNTTILGKCGNKASTDIDINAPGTQLVYISEDQTNTLTQLNLVDLTSSPYTVTQIPCISACQYTDESVVFSPDATQLVVSRNLPTGLEELFLIDIKTGNAKQLTTGFIDMRGVDWHPSKAQLVFSGVKKGKRQGYFYNLKTQQMINARIDGLSYPEFASDGSLYFHQWNIDSALMRLEVNNAVASSPFPVLSSHFSTRFPNYNKTRNKLAFVSNESGSMELWTAKKDGTSRKQLTNLNANIYNPVWSPDGDYIVFVASHPSGHALYLYDFNKQTSRLLPTGFSDHGKPSWAADSKSVLVSDDQHVYRLDLSTNKLIQAVEAPTLYAYENKQGALIFANQATNQLWIKGPKSQTEQLLVSDINLSNHNSWYFFEGDTLATSRIYYFNVKQGDYRLSYYDLSKKDHHDVIKLPERAFSRTSGLTYITSANWLVYSSYKSPQIDIKRINHQYLP from the coding sequence ATGAATACTCAACAGCCTTTTTCAATTGGAAATTGCCAAATATCGGCGTTTGAAAATAAGCTGTTTTGTGCTGATAAAGCCTGTATTTTACAACCTAAATTTATAGAGCTGCTGACCTACTTAGTAGCGTGTTATCCAAATGCGGTGAGTCGCGAACAACTAATCGAAAACGTATGGGATGGTAATCAATATGTGGGTGAGAAAGCGCTCACTAATGCCATATGGCACCTTCGTAAAAGCTTTAAAGAGCTTGACCCCGACAACACCTACATAGAAACACTGCGTAAAACAGGTTATCGCTTAGTGCAAAAACCGATAATGCCAAACGCGCAGAACAGTATTAATACATCCTCTACTCGCCCTAAATATATTTTCGCTGTAGTCATGGCTATCGTGGTCTTGTTATTCGCTGGTGTCTGGGGTTATAGCGCTTTTAGCGATGAAAATAAGCCACTTGCGCTATCGCAACAAGCAGAGCGGTTATACGATCATGTTGAAACCATTACCACCAGCCCAGGACGAGAGTTGTTCCCCGCTATATCCAGCGACAGTCATTTTTTAGCATATTCTTGGCGCCGCCCTGGTCATAAAGCTAATTTATACTTGCGTGATTTACATTTACCCGAACAAGCAGCCATCGCTCTTACCGACACCCCATTCATTGAAGGTCGAGCGGTATTTAGCCCCGACTTAACTTTTATTTATTATTATCGCCGCATCTCTGGTCAAGGCTGCGAGGTTATTCAGCAAAATATTGCCTCAGGAAATACCACGATTTTAGGGAAGTGTGGTAACAAAGCGAGTACCGATATAGACATAAATGCCCCGGGCACACAACTGGTTTATATTAGTGAAGATCAAACAAATACTCTGACTCAACTTAACCTTGTTGATTTAACCTCATCGCCATACACAGTTACTCAGATACCTTGTATTTCAGCATGCCAATATACCGATGAGTCGGTTGTATTCTCCCCAGATGCAACTCAACTTGTAGTATCGCGTAACTTACCAACGGGGCTTGAAGAACTATTTTTAATAGACATAAAAACAGGTAATGCAAAGCAACTAACCACTGGGTTCATTGATATGAGAGGCGTTGATTGGCACCCCTCTAAAGCGCAACTCGTTTTTTCTGGTGTGAAAAAAGGTAAACGCCAAGGGTACTTTTACAACCTTAAAACACAACAAATGATTAATGCCCGCATAGATGGCTTAAGCTACCCAGAATTTGCCAGTGATGGCAGTTTGTATTTTCATCAGTGGAATATAGACTCGGCTTTAATGCGTTTAGAGGTTAATAATGCGGTTGCAAGCTCTCCTTTCCCAGTATTATCGAGCCATTTTAGTACCCGCTTTCCTAATTACAATAAAACCAGAAACAAACTCGCGTTTGTCTCTAATGAGTCGGGCTCAATGGAATTGTGGACCGCAAAAAAAGACGGTACGTCTCGAAAGCAGCTCACTAATCTCAATGCCAATATTTACAACCCGGTATGGTCGCCAGATGGTGATTATATTGTTTTTGTTGCCTCGCATCCTAGTGGTCATGCGTTATACCTGTATGACTTTAATAAACAAACCAGTCGATTATTACCTACGGGCTTTAGCGATCATGGTAAACCGAGCTGGGCTGCAGATAGTAAAAGCGTATTAGTTTCTGATGATCAGCACGTGTATCGCTTAGACTTAAGCACTAATAAGCTTATACAAGCTGTAGAGGCTCCCACGCTATACGCTTATGAAAACAAGCAAGGCGCTTTAATTTTTGCCAACCAAGCAACCAATCAACTATGGATCAAAGGCCCTAAAAGCCAAACTGAGCAACTACTGGTTAGCGATATTAATTTATCAAATCATAATTCGTGGTATTTTTTTGAAGGCGATACCTTAGCGACATCACGTATTTACTATTTTAATGTAAAACAAGGTGATTACCGATTAAGTTATTACGACCTCTCAAAAAAAGATCACCATGATGTAATAAAGCTTCCTGAGCGCGCATTTAGCCGTACTTCTGGCTTAACTTATATTACGAGTGCAAACTGGCTGGTGTACTCTTCGTATAAGTCACCACAAATTGATATAAAACGTATCAACCATCAATATTTGCCATAA
- a CDS encoding 5-carboxymethyl-2-hydroxymuconate Delta-isomerase, whose product MPHIIIEHSEDLPLLPQVLVEKIHTTTFESGLFDLETIKTRAIAYQHYQLGVGKEGFIHIAVHIMAGRSIEQKQKLSEQLLACLQTYCRASDSLSVNIYEMNHEIYRKN is encoded by the coding sequence ATGCCACACATTATTATTGAACACTCAGAAGATCTGCCTTTATTGCCTCAGGTTCTAGTGGAAAAAATCCACACAACAACATTTGAAAGTGGCTTATTTGATTTAGAAACAATAAAAACTCGTGCTATTGCGTATCAACATTACCAATTAGGTGTGGGTAAAGAGGGGTTTATTCATATTGCAGTACATATTATGGCTGGGCGCTCTATTGAGCAAAAACAAAAACTAAGTGAGCAGTTACTAGCGTGCCTACAAACATATTGTAGAGCTTCTGATAGCTTAAGCGTTAATATTTACGAAATGAATCACGAGATTTATCGTAAAAATTAA